From a single Brassica rapa cultivar Chiifu-401-42 chromosome A01, CAAS_Brap_v3.01, whole genome shotgun sequence genomic region:
- the LOC103853873 gene encoding aspartate--tRNA ligase 1, cytoplasmic, whose amino-acid sequence MSSSNEEKMSKKATKKRAAKLEKLSRKHEREEATSSSSSLPLEEEDESFSSNYGDVTPKSAAGRCWREAVEGKELTDVSNLVEEIVGSEVSIRGRVHNHRLVGKKLFVILRQSVSSVQCVVEEARVGTSMFKFVKQLSHESVVELIGVVSLPKKPLTGTTQQVEIHVTKMYCISRSSLNLPLVVEDAARSEADIQKSVNDGKPAARVLQDTRLNNRPLDLRTPANQATFRIQCHVQIAFREFLLSKGFLEIHTPKLIAGSSEGGSAVFRLDYKGQPACLAQSPQLHKQMAICGDMRRVFEVGPVFRAEDSFTHRHLCEFVGLDVEMEIRMHYSEIMDLVGDLFPFIFTKIEERCPKELESVRKQYPFQSLKFLPQTLRLTFAQGIQMLKEAGEEVDPLGDLNTESERKLGQLVLEKYKTEFYMLHRYPSAVRPFYTMPCEDDSNYSNSFDVFIRGEEIMSGAQRIHDPELLEKRARECGIDVKTISTYIDAFRYGAPPHGGFGVGLERVVMLLCALDNIRKTSLFPRDPKRLAP is encoded by the exons ATGTCGTCATCCAACGAAGAGAAGATGAGCAAGAAAGCAACAAAGAAGAGAGCCGCTAAACTGGAGAAGTTGTCCCGTAAACATGAACGAGAAGAAgccacatcatcatcatcttctcttcctctggaggaggaggatgaaTCGTTTTCCAGCAACTACGGTGACGTGACTCCTAAGTCGGCTGCAGGTAGATGCTGGAGAGAGGCTGTTGAAGGAAAAGAGCTCACTGATGTGAGCAACTTGGTGGAAGAGATTGTGGGGTCAGAGGTTTCCATCAGAGGTCGAGTGCACAATCATCGCTTAGTCGGTAAAAAATTGTTTGTCATCTTGAGGCAAAGTGTATCCAGTGTTCAATGCGTCGTGGAGGAGGCCCGAGTTGGTACGAGCATGTTTAAATTTGTCAAGCAGCTAAGTCATGAATCCGTTGTTGAGCTTATCGGTGTCGTCTCTCTCCCTAAGAAGCCTCTCACAGGAACCACTCAGCAG GTTGAAATACATGTCACAAAAATGTACTGCATCAGCAGATCCTCGCTAAATTTACCACTTGTTGTGGAGGATGCTGCTCGAAGTGAAGCAGATATTCAAAAATCTGTCAAT GATGGCAAACCAGCTGCTCGTGTCCTTCAGGACACGCGTTTGAATAATAGGCCTCTTGACCTCAGAACACCGGCTAATCAAGCCACCTTCCGTATTCAGTGCCATGTCCAAATT GCGTTCAGAGAATTCTTACTATCCAAGGGGTTTCTTGAAATCCACACACCGAAATTGATTGCTGGCAGTAGTGAAGGAGGTTCCGCTGTATTTAGGTTGGACTACAAAGGGCAGCCTGCTTGTCTGGCTCAGTCTCCTCAGCTTCATAAGCAGATGGCGATATGTGGTGACATGCGTCGCGTCTTTGAGGTTGGTCCTGTTTTCAGAGCTGAAGACTCTTTCACTCATAGACACCTGTGTGAATTCGTGGGTCTTGATGTCGAGATGGAGATACGAATGCACTACTCTGAG ATTATGGATCTTGTGGGGGACTTGTTTCCGTTCATATTCACAAAAATAGAAGAAAGGTGCCCAAAGGAACTTGAATCTGTCAGAAAGCAATACCCATTTCAATCTTTGAAG TTTCTTCCGCAAACATTGAGACTAACCTTTGCACAAGGGATTCAAATGCTTAAG GAAGCTGGCGAGGAGGTTGATCCTCTTGGTGATTTAAATACAGAATCTGAGAGGAAACTGGGCCAGCTTGTTCTGGAAAAGTACAAGACAGAGTTCTACATGCTGCATCGCTATCCATCGGCTGTCAGACCGTTCTACACGATGCCATGTGAAGACGATTCTAACTACAGCAACTCATTCGATGTCTTCATCAGAG GAGAGGAGATCATGTCAGGAGCTCAACGTATCCATGACCCAGAACTCTTGGAGAAGCGTGCAAGAGAATGCGGCATTGATGTCAAGACAATATCCACATACATCGATGCATTCAG GTATGGTGCACCACCTCACGGTGGATTTGGAGTGGGGCTGGAGCGTGTGGTAATGCTCTTATGTGCCCTCGATAACATCCGCAAAACTTCTCTATTCCCTCGTGACCCAAAAAGGCTTGCTCCCTAA
- the LOC103855178 gene encoding LOW QUALITY PROTEIN: L-type lectin-domain containing receptor kinase V.9 (The sequence of the model RefSeq protein was modified relative to this genomic sequence to represent the inferred CDS: inserted 2 bases in 1 codon), translated as MNLLYTSCHLSHQRLCPPYSSSAQHLGIFNSTNNGDPSNHIVAVEFDTFQNQEFGDIDSNHVGIDINSLQSEIASSAGYYKEDGTFKNMSLAKRKPIQAWVEYDSSRKQLNVTLHPPHLPKPNIPLLSLTKDLSPYLLESMYVGFTSSNGMLRSSQYILGWTFKLNGEASNLDISRVPKLPDDDNQESGLKRILAISLSLTGFTVLVFLAISLITLFLKRKKLMEVLEDWEVQFGPHRFAYKDLYVATKGFKNSELLGKGGFGKVYKGTLLTSKIDIAVKRVSHDSRQGMREFVAEIATIGRLRHANLVRLLGXSLVYDCMPKGSLDKFLYNKQEQSLAWSQRFKVIKDVASGLCYLHQQWVQVIIHRDIKPANILLDESMNAKLGDFGLAKLCDDGIDPQTSNVAGTFGYISPELSRTGKASTSSDVFAFGVLMLEIACGRRPVLPRASSPGQMVLTDWVLDCWEDEILQVVDERLKHDDNTYLEEQITMVLKLGLLCSHPVAAIRPSMSSVVQFLDGVAQPPPNLFDIVKAREIVAGTEALGEAAKFLAQPSSVAMVTFTEPFTSHGR; from the exons ATGAATCTATTATATACAAGTTGTCATCTGTCCCACCAGAGGCTTTGCCCTCCCTATAGCTCATCAGCCCAACATCTAGGGATCTTTAACTCGACCAACAATGGAGATCCCTCAAATCATATCGTAGCAGTTGAGTTTGATACCTTCCAAAACCAAGAGTTTGGTGACATAGATAGTAACCATGTCGGCATCGACATCAATAGCTTGCAATCAGAGATAGCTTCCTCAGCAGGTTACTATAAAGAAGACGGTACTTTCAAAAACATGTCTCTTGCAAAACGTAAGCCGATACAAGCATGGGTTGAATATGATTCATCAAGGAAACAGCTTAACGTCACGCTCCATCCTCCTCATCTCCCTAAGCCAAATATCCCATTGCTTTCTCTAACCAAAGATCTGTCACCGTATCTCCTTGAGTCTATGTACGTTGGCTTCACTTCATCCAACGGCATGCTTCGTTCATCTCAGTATATTCTAGGTTGGACATTCAAGCTCAATGGAGAAGCTTCGAACCTAGATATATCTCGTGTCCCAAAACTTCCTGATGACGACAATCAAGAAAGTGGTCTGAAAAGGATCTTGGCCATTAGTTTGAGCTTAACGGGGTTCACTGTCCTCGTCTTCTTGGCCATAAGTCTTATTACCCTTTTCTTGAAAAGGAAGAAGTTAATGGAAGTTCTCGAGGACTGGGAGGTTCAGTTTGGTCCGCACAGGTTTGCTTACAAAGATCTTTACGTTGCTACAAAGGGTTTCAAGAACAGCGAGCTTCTTGGTAAAGGAGGGTTCGGAAAAGTTTATAAAGGTACATTGCTGACGTCGAAGATTGACATCGCGGTGAAGAGAGTTTCACATGATTCAAGACAAGGGATGAGAGAGTTCGTAGCAGAGATCGCCACCATTGGGCGTCTCAGACATGCTAACTTAGTTCGGCTTCTTGG TAGTTTGGTCTACGACTGTATGCCAAAAGGGAGTCTTGATAAGTTTCTATACAACAAACAAGAACAGAGTCTTGCTTGGTCACAAAGGTTCAAGGTTATCAAAGACGTAGCTTCTGGTCTTTGCTATTTGCACCAACAGTGGGTTCAAGTTATCATTCACAGGGACATTAAGCCAgcaaacattcttcttgatgAATCTATGAACGCAAAGCTTGGTGACTTTGGTCTTGCCAAGCTCTGTGATGACGGTATTGATCCGCAAACCTCTAACGTGGCGGGTACGTTTGGATACATCTCACCAGAGCTGTCAAGAACCGGGAAGGCAAGCACAAGCTCTGATGTATTCGCGTTTGGAGTGTTGATGTTGGAGATAGCTTGCGGCCGAAGACCCGTTTTGCCACGAGCATCTTCGCCTGGCCAGATGGTTCTTACGGATTGGGTGCTAGATTGTTGGGAAGATGAGATATTGCAAGTGGTTGATGAGAGGTTAAAACATGATGATAATACGTACCTTGAGGAGCAAATAACAATGGTTCTAAAGCTCGGCTTGCTCTGTTCGCACCCGGTTGCTGCCATTAGACCGAGCATGTCTAGCGTTGTCCAGTTCTTGGACGGTGTGGCTCAGCCACCTCCTAACTTGTTTGACATTGTGAAAGCTCGAGAAATCGTTGCAGGCACTGAAGCCTTAGGTGAAGCAGCCAAGTTTCTTGCGCAGCCCAGTTCGGTCGCCATGGTGACGTTTACGGAACCTTTCACCTCACACGGTCGCTAA
- the LOC103853882 gene encoding 26S proteasome regulatory subunit 4 homolog A → MGQGPSGGLNRQGDKKPDGGDKKEKKFEPAAPPSRVGRKQRRQKGPEAAARLPTVTPSTKCKLRLLKMERIKDYLLMEEEFVANQERLKPQEEKAEEDRSKVDDLRGTPMSVGNLEELIDENHAIVSSSVGPEYYVGILSFVDKDQLEPGCSILMHNKVLSVVGILQDEVDPMVSVMKVEKAPLESYADIGGLEAQIQEIKEAVELPLTHPELYEDIGIKPPKGVILYGEPGTGKTLLAKAVANSTSATFLRVVGSELIQKYLGDGPKLVRELFRVADDLSPSIVFIDEIDAVGTKRYDANSGGEREIQRTMLELLNQLDGFDSRGDVKVILATNRIESLDPALLRPGRIDRKIEFPLPDIKTRRRIFQIHTSKMTLSEDVNLEEFVMTKDEFSGADIKAICTEAGLLALRERRMKVTHPDFKKAKEKVMFKKKEGVPEGLYM, encoded by the exons atgggtCAAGGACCATCCGGAGGTTTGAATCGCCAAGGAGACAAGAAGCCCGATGGCGGCgacaagaaagagaagaagttcGAGCCGGCGGCGCCACCGTCCCGCGTCGGGAGGAAGCAGCGTCGTCAAAAAGGACCCGAGGCGGCGGCGCGGCTCCCGACGGTGACGCCTTCTACTAAGTGCAAGCTCAGGCTGCTGAAGATGGAGCGGATCAAGGATTACCTCCTGATGGAGGAGGAGTTCGTGGCGAATCAGGAGAGGCTGAAGCCTCAGGAGGAGAAGGCCGAGGAAGATAGATCTAAGGTCGATGATCTCCGCGGGACGCCGATGAGCGTCGGGAACCTCGAGGAGCTGATCGATGAGAATCACGCAATCGTTTCGTCTTCCGTGGGGCCTGAGTATTACGTTGGGATCTTGTCGTTCGTTGATAAAGATCAGCTCGAGCCTGGGTGCTCGATCTTGATGCATAATAAG GTTCTGTCTGTTGTTGGGATACTGCAAGATGAAGTGGATCCGATGGTGTCTGTGATGAAAGTTGAGAAGGCGCCTTTGGAGTCGTATGCTGATATTGGAGGTTTAGAAGCTCAGATTCAGGAGATTAAGGAGGCTGTTGAGTTGCCTTTGACTCATCCTGAGTTGTATGAGGATATTGGTATTAAGCCTCCCAAGGGTGTGATATTGTATGGTGAGCCTGGAACTGGGAAGACTCTGCTTGCTAAG GCGGTGGCGAACTCTACATCAGCTACTTTCTTGAGAGTTGTTGGTAGTGAACTGATTCAGAAGTATCTGGGAGATGGTCCCAAGCTTGTGAGGGAGCTTTTCAGAGTTGCTGATGACCTTTCACCATCAATCGTCTTTATAGACGAGATTGATGCTGTCGGTACCAAGCG GTATGATGCTAACTCAGGAGGTGAGCGTGAGATCCAAAGAACTATGTTGGAGCTTCTGAACCAGCTTGATGGATTTGATTCAAGAGGAGATGTTAAAGTCATCCTTGCAACAAACAGAATCGAGAGTCTTGACCCAGCACTTCTTCGACCAGGGCGTATTGATAGGAAGATCGAGTTCCCACTTCCAGATATCAAAACGAGAAGACGCATCTTCCAG ATACACACATCGAAGATGACTCTGTCGGAAGATGTAAACTTGGAAGAGTTTGTGATGACAAAAGACGAGTTCTCAGGAGCTGATATCAAAGCTATTTGCACTGAGGCTGGTCTGCTTGCGCTCAGGGAGCGACGTATGAAG GTGACGCATCCGGATTTCAAGAAAGCCAAGGAAAAGGTTATGTTCAAGAAGAAAGAAGGCGTCCCTGAAGGCCTTTACATGTAA
- the LOC108871108 gene encoding S-protein homolog 21 has product MGKYILCFFLVLLSVDSINSYLMPPLFRKFNIEIVNQLGFNKKLKVHCKSGSHDFPITYLNIGENFQFKFTINLKTLYWCNLWQGPNYKHHVVFNAFLPDKDFIDGTCTGMDPNVCRWIAKEEGVYVLNKQFHGEYFMYKWDAPSRNTRVGAPASEYE; this is encoded by the exons atgggAAAATATATACTATGTTTTTTCCTTGTCCTCCTTTCTGTTGATTCTATAAACTCTTATTTGATGCCTCCCCTCTTCAGAAAATTCAATATTGAAATTGTAAACCAGCTAGGGTTTAACAAGAAACTCAAGGTTCATTGCAAGAGCGGAAGTCATGATTTTCCGATTACTTATCTTAATATCGGCGAAAATTTTCAGTTTAAGTTTACTATCAACCTAAAGACTCTGTATTGGTGTAATCTATGGCAG GGACCAAATTACAAACACCATGTGGTTTTTAATGCGTTTCTTCCGGACAAAGATTTTATAGATGGTACGTGTACTGGAATGGACCCTAATGTATGTAGGTGGATCGCAAAAGAAGAGGGAGTCTATGTCCTCAACAAGCAATTTCACGGAGAATACTTCATGTATAAATGGGATGCTCCCTCAAGAAACACTCGAGTGGGTGCACCTGCGAGTGAATATGAATGA
- the LOC103853893 gene encoding S-protein homolog 74 produces the protein MFTRNKSMNNIKQFLLAIFIYLVLSCHDRVLASSTTTRDIIVPKISDWQITVVNGLITSETLFVHCKSKDDDLGEQNLHLGDRFSWTFGENMLHSTLFWCYLSKDDGHMNVKVFWDDVILFHRCGWEKCVWTAKTDGLYLWNSAIGEGLLLEKWETGW, from the coding sequence ATGTTTACTAGAAACAAAAGCATGAACAACATCAAACAGTTTCTCTTAgccatttttatttatcttgttttatcatGTCATGATCGTGTATTAGCAAGCAGCACGACCACCAGAGACATCATAGTCCCGAAGATTTCTGACTGGCAAATCACGGTGGTCAACGGTTTAATCACCAGTGAAACTCTCTTCGTCCATTGTAAATCTAAAGACGACGACTTAGGCGAACAAAATCTGCATCTGGGAGATAGATTTTCTTGGACTTTTGGAGAAAATATGCTTCACTCAACGTTATTTTGGTGCTACTTGAGTAAAGATGATGGTCATATGAATGTGAAAGTGTTTTGGGATGATGTAATTTTGTTTCATAGATGCGGTTGGGAAAAATGCGTTTGGACCGCTAAAACTGATGGGCTTTATCTTTGGAACTCTGCTATTGGTGAAGGCTTATTACTAGAGAAATGGGAAACTGGGTGGTGA
- the LOC103853905 gene encoding glycine-rich cell wall structural protein produces MAKCLFSLFLVLALASAFASGARNIPGGLSDQKNYLGYGGGYSGIGDNGLPFGGVGGGVSGPGGNLGFGGLGGVGGGLGGGLGNGIGGGLGNGIGGGLGGGLGGGVGSGVGGGSTGGVHFP; encoded by the coding sequence ATGGCGAAGTGTCTTTTCAGTCTCTTCTTGGTTCTTGCCCTAGCCTCAGCTTTCGCTTCCGGAGCAAGAAACATCCCAGGAGGGCTCTCTGACCAGAAGAACTACCTCGGATACGGTGGCGGGTACTCCGGCATCGGAGACAACGGTTTACCTTTCGGTGGCGTCGGTGGGGGTGTGTCTGGTCCCGGTGGTAACCTTGGTTTTGGTGGACTTGGTGGTGTTGGTGGAGGCTTAGGCGGTGGCTTAGGAAATGGGATAGGCGGTGGTTTAGGAAACGGGATAGGCGGTGGATTAGGCGGTGGACTAGGTGGTGGAGTTGGTTCCGGAGTCGGTGGAGGAAGTACTGGAGGAGTTCATTTCCCTTGA
- the LOC103853913 gene encoding glycine-rich protein 23, with protein sequence MAIRCLAVFLVALTVAQSVSATRPAPAKNVGAGLDDQKNFVAFAGIGGAAGVGGVGGVGTGLGGVAGGVGGVAGVLPVGGVGGGIGGLGGVGGLGGGSGLGGGIGGIGGGSGIGGGVGGLGGVGGLGGVGGLGGIGGGSDCGGLIHP encoded by the coding sequence ATGGCAATAAGGTGTTTAGCCGTGTTCCTCGTTGCTCTCACTGTGGCTCAGTCCGTCAGTGCCACAAGACCGGCCCCGGCCAAAAATGTCGGAGCTGGCCTTGATGACCAAAAGAACTTTGTTGCGTTTGCTGGGATCGGTGGAGCTGCTGGAGTTGGTGGTGTTGGTGGTGTCGGAACAGGTCTTGGTGGTGTAGCCGGTGGAGTCGGTGGTGTCGCCGGAGTTTTGCCTGTAGGCGGAGTAGGAGGAGGAATTGGTGGTTTAGGAGGTGTAGGTGGTCTCGGTGGTGGTTCAGGTCTCGGTGGTGGAATCGGTGGAATTGGTGGTGGTTCAGGTATTGGTGGTGGTGTCGGTGGACTCGGAGGTGTAGGCGGTCTAGGCGGAGTTGGTGGCTTGGGAGGAATTGGCGGTGGAAGCGATTGCGGTGGTCTCATTCACCCTTGA
- the LOC103853925 gene encoding peroxisomal fatty acid beta-oxidation multifunctional protein AIM1, giving the protein MAKKMGVTMEVGNDGVAVITISNPPVNSLASPIISGLKEKFQDANQRSDVKAIVLTGNGGRFSGGFDINVFQQVHKTGDISLMPEVSIDLVCNLMEDSRKPLVAAVEGLALGGGLELAMACHARVAAPKAQLGLPELTLGVIPGFGGTQRLPRLVGLAKATDMILLSKSISSEEGQKFGLVDALVPSGELLSTSRKWALDIAEGRKPFLRSLHRTDKIGSLSEARAILKDTRQLAKKIAPNMPQHHACIDVIEEGIIHGGYSGVLKEAEVFKQLVMSDTAKALVHVFFAQRATSKVPNVTDVGLKPRPMKKVAVIGGGLMGSGIATALLLSNTRVVLKEINPDYLQKGLKSVEANLKSLVSRGKLTQDEAGKALSLLKGVLDYAEFKDVDMVIEAVIENIQLKQKIFKEIEEICPPHCILASNTSTIDLNVIGEKTNSKDRIVGAHFFSPAHIMTLLEIVRTENTSAQVILDLMALGKAIKKVPVVVGNCIGFAVNRTFFPYTQGAHMLVNLGVDLFRVDRVITSFGLPLGPFQLGDLAGHGIGMAVKEIYAKAYGDRMFRSPLTELLVKSGRNGKINGRGYYIYEKGSKPKPDPSVLSVVEESRKLTNIMPGGKPISVTDKEIVEMILFPVVNEACRVLDEGVVIRASDLDVASVLGMSFPSYRGGIIFWADTVGPKYIYERLKRLSETYGGFFKPSRYLEERAMNGMLLSEPKASSRSRM; this is encoded by the exons ATGGCGAAGAAGATGGGAGTGACGATGGAAGTAGGGAACGATGGTGTTGCTGTGATCACCATTTCGAATCCTCCTGTTAACTCTTTGGCCAGCCCAA TTATTTCTGGGTTGAAGGAGAAGTTTCAAGACGCGAATCAGAGGAGCGATGTTAAGGCCATTGTCTTGACTG GCAACGGTGGAAGATTCTCGGGTGGTTTCGACATCAATGTTTTCCAGCAAGTTCATAAGACTG GGGATATATCGCTTATGCCTGAAGTATCCATTGATCTTGTGTGCAACCTTATGGAAG ACTCCAGGAAGCCGCTTGTTGCTGCAGTTGAAGGATTAGCTCTTGGTGGTGGTTTAGAACTGGCTATG GCGTGTCATGCTCGAGTTGCTGCTCCGAAAGCTCAGCTAGGCTTACCAGAGCTGACACTTGGAGTCATTCCAGGTTTTGGAG GAACACAACGTCTTCCAAGATTAGTAGGCCTTGCAAAAGCAACTGATATGATCCTG CTTTCCAAGTCGATATCGTCAGAGGAGGGGCAGAAGTTCGGTCTCGTTGATGCTCTGGTGCCGTCTGGAGAATTGCTGAGCACGTCCAGAAAGTGGGCTCTAGACATTGCAGAGGGACGTAAACCCTTTTTGCGTTCACTGCACAGGACCGACAAGATTGGTTCTTTATCTGAAGCTCGTGCTATACTGAAGGATACTAGACAGCTAGCCAAGAAGATAGCTCCGAATATGCCTCAGCACCATGCTTGCATTGATGTGATTGAAGAAGGAATCATCCATGGAGGATACAGTGGGGTTCTTAAG GAAGCAGAAGTTTTCAAGCAATTAGTAATGTCAGACACTGCAAAGGCTCTTGTTCATGTTTTCTTCGCACAGCGTGCAACATCAAAG GTGCCTAATGTAACTGACGTTGGATTGAAACCGAGACCGATGAAGAAAGTTGCAGTTATTGGTGGAGGTCTGATGGGTTCTGGCATCGCTACCGCTCTACTTCTAAGCAATACAAGAGTTGTGCTCAAAGAAATTAATCCAGATTACCTCCAGAAAGGACTAAAATCAGTTGAAG CAAATCTCAAAAGCTTGGTATCTAGGGGAAAACTTACACAAGACGAAGCAGGAAAGGCCCTCTCGTTGCTCAAGGGGGTACTTGATTACGCAGAATTCAAAGATGTGGACATGGTCATAGAG GCAGTGATTGAAAACATTCAGCTGAAACAAAAGATATTCAAAGAAATCGAAGAGATCTGTCCACCACATTGCATTTTGGCGAGCAATACATCTACTATCGACCTCAACGTAATTGGGGAAAAAACTAACTCAAAAGATCGCATTGTTGGCGCACATTTCTTCAG CCCGGCACATATCATGACCCTTCTCGAGATAGTTCGCACAGAGAATACTTCTGCTCAGGTGATCCTGGATCTCATGGCGCTTGGAAAGGCCATAAAGAAAGTTCCTGTGGTGGTTGGAAACTGCATAGGCTTTGCAGTGAACAGGACATTCTTTCCGTATACACAAGGTGCTCATATGTTGGTCAATCTAGGTGTTGACTTGTTCAGAGTCGACAGAGTTATCACCTCTTTTGGCTTGCCATTGGGTCCTTTCCA GCTAGGTGATCTGGCTGGACATGGGATTGGAATGGCAGTTAAGGAGATATATGCCAAGGCCTATGGTGACCGCATGTTCAGATCTCCACTGACCGAGCTTCTGGTTAAGAGCGGGCGAAATG GCAAAATAAACGGGAGAGGATACTATATTTATGAGAAGGGAAGCAAACCAAAACCTGATCCATCAGTGCTTTCAGTTGTTGAGGAATCCAGGAAACTTACCAATATAATGCCCGGTGGGAAG CCTATATCAGTAACTGATAAAGAAATTGTAGAGATGATCTTGTTCCCTGTGGTTAACGAGGCGTGCCGTGTCCTAGATGAAGGAGTTGTGATCCGAGCCTCGGACTTGGACGTTGCATCTGTCCTTGGAATGAGTTTTCCTTCTTACCG CGGAGGAATTATTTTCTGGGCAGACACGGTTGGACCTAAGTACATATATGAAAGGCTCAAGAGATTGTCCGAGACTTATGGAGGCTTTTTCAAACCTTCTAGGTATCTGGAGGAAAGGGCAATGAATGGAATGCTTCTG AGTGAACCTAAGGCGTCATCGAGGTCTCGAATGTGA